In Terriglobia bacterium, the genomic window ACGTGACGCTGTACGCGATGGTGCTGGCGTCGCTGATGCGCGATTTGGGACTCGGGAAAGAAGCGGGCGGGCTGCTCGGTTCGCTGACGCTGGTGGCTTCGGCAGTCGGAGGCGTGATTTTCGGATTCGTGGCGGATCGCATTGGGCGGACGCGTTCGCTTTCGACCTCGATTGTGATTTATTCGCTGGCGACGGCGGCGTGCGGATTCGCAAGCTCGGTGGCGGTGCTGGCGGTTTTTCGGGTGATTTTGGGATTAGGGATGGGTGGCGAGTGGACCGCGGGCGCGGCTTTGGTGGCGGAGACGTGGCCGGCGGAGCATCGCGGCAAGGCGCTGGGATTGATGCAGTCCACGTGGGCAATTGGAGGGATGCTCGCGGCGGGCGCGGCCTGGGCGATTTTGCCGCGCTGGGGATGGCGCGGCGTTTTTTTTGTCGGCGTGCTGCCGGCGCTGGTCGCATTTTGGATTCAGCGGCGCGTGCCGGAGCCGGAAATCTGGAAAGAGCGCGGAGATTCCTCCGTAAATGCGCGGCGCGTGCCTGTTCGCGAATTGTGGCGCAAAGACATTCGCTGGAATGGCTTTGTCGCAACAGCGATGAATACGTTCAGCATGATTGGATATTGGGGGCTGTTCACGTGGATTCCGGCGTATTTTTCGCTGCCGGTGGCGCAGGGCGGGCGCGGGCTGAGTGTTTCGAAAACGTATAGCTGGCTGATCATCATCGCTGTGGGACAGTGGTTCGGGTACGTGACGTTCGGATTTGTCGCGGATGTGTGGGGACGGCGGCGAACGTATTTCAGTTATTTGCTGGTGGCGGCGCTGCTGACGCCGATTTACGGATTGCTGCGAAGTCCGTTGTGGCTGCTGGCGATGGGGCCGCTGGTGGCGTTTTTCGGGACGGGATATTTTTCAGGGTTCAGCGCGATTGCGTCGGAATTATTTCCCACGGAGATACGCGCGACGGCGATGGGATTGAGCTACAACATCGGGCGAGGAATTTCGGCGGCGGCTCCGCTGGCGATTGGCGCGCTGGCTGTGCATTATGGATTGGGACGATCGTTCTTGTTGCTGGGCGCGGCATTTTTGGTTGCGGCGCTGCTCACACTGGCGCTGCCGGAGACAAAGGGCAAAGCATTAGAATAGGCATGGTGCTCTGTGATGACTCACCGAAAATGCGGGAAAAAGGATCCGTTGCTCTCACTGCGAGGATCGGGCAAAGAACTGTGGGCCGATGAGCACGCGGATGCTTACGTGCGCCGATTGCGAGACGGCTGGCGTGTGCCGCGGCGAGCCAAGTTGACCCGTTCACAGCAAAAGATGAAAGCCCATTAGCGCTCGATTTCGAGGCCGTCGAGCATGGATTTTTCCGGCGAGCCTGTCGAAGGAGCGGACGCGGCTGGTTTCGTGGCGGGCGCTTTTCGCGCGGCGCCGTTCCGAGAATTCCCTTCCCCTTGAGCTTCTGCAAAATCGGCCATTTGCAGGCGGAAATTGCCGACATTCGTGGCGAATGCGTACGCGGTCTGAAGGTCAATAATTCCGTCGCGCACAATGCGCTCCAATTCCGCGTCGAAATGCTGCATGCCTTCGGTCGAGCCATCGCGCATGGCGTCCACGAGAGATTTGCCTTCGCTCTCGCCGCGTTCAACGTATTCGCGTGTGCGCATGGTGGACTTCAAAATTTCGATGGCGGCGACGCGGCCCTGCCCGCCTTTGCGCGGAAGCAGGCGCTGCGAAATGATGTAGCGAAAACTTTTGGCGAAGCGCATGCGAATCACTTGCTGGTCGGCGAGAGGAAAGACGCCGACGATGCGCTCGATGGTTTTGGAAGCGTCAATGGTGTGCAGCGTGGAAAAAACGAGATGGCCGGTTTCCGCGGCTTCCATGGCGATTTCGATGGTTTCGCGGTCGCGCATTTCGCCGACGAGAATCACTTTGGGCGCCTGGCGGAGAGCGGCGCGAAGAGCGAGGGCGAAGGAAGGCGTGTCGCTGTGAAGTTCGCGCTGATGGATGGTTCCCTTCCCGTGATTGTGAAGGAATTCGATGGGATCCTCGATGGTGAGGATGTGAAACGCCTTTTCCTGATTGATTTTGTTGATGATGGCCGCGAGCGTGGAGGATTTTCCGGAGCCAGTGGGGCCAGTGACGAGCACGATTCCGTTGCGAAGCTCGGCAGTTTCCTGAAGCTGCGGAGGCAGGTTGAGATCGTCGAAATTTGGGATTTTCGAGGGAATCACGCGCATAACGATGGCGCAACTGCCGCGCTGCGTGAAAATGTTCACACGGAAGCGCGAGAGTTTCGGCAGGCTGTAGGAAATGTCGCAGGAGCCGTCCTGACGGAGCCTTTCGACGGCGTAATTATTATTGCCGATCAAATCGGCGGCGATGCGCGCGGTGTCTTCGGGCCGCAGGATTTCCACGCCGGGAATCTGGACGCCGACGAGCTGGCCGTCGGATTCGACCTGGGGCAGTTTGCCGGGCGAAAAGATCAAATCGCTGATGCGCGCGTGCGATTTCAGCATAGCGGAAATAATCGAGGGCGTAGGCATGGGCGGTGGGCCGGATGGTTTAGCGGGCACTGGCGGCAATAGGTCGTTGGGCATGAGTCGAAAGCTCCGATGAATTTGATCTGCTCTGAAAATCGCTGAAGGTGTTCGCGAATGAGCAGTGTAATCCTGCGGCGGCAAGAATCGGACACGCGATACGCGCGGCGTAGCTTATGAATTACTTGGCCGGAGTGACAGCTACGCTCATTCGTGGCGAAGGGCGATCACGGGGTCAACTTTCATGGCGCGGCGCGCGGGAATGTAGCAGGCGAGCAGCGCGACGCCCATCAGAAAGGCAATCACGGACACGAACGTGGGCACGTCAGTGGGCGTTACGCCGAAAAGAAGAGTGGACATGAGGCGCGAGAGCGCTAGAGCCAGTGCCGCGCCAGCGGCGGCTCCGATGGCGGCGAGCCGCGCTCCGTGGCCCATGACCAGCGAGAGTACGTGGCGAGGCTGCGCTCCGAGGGCGACGCGAATGCCGATTTCGTGAGTGCGCTGCGTGACGAGATAGGCCATCACACCGTAAACGCCCACAGCGGCAAGCACGAGAGCCAGTGCGGCGAAGATTCCGAGCAGCCAGGTTTGCAGGCTGGTGTCTTCCATGTTTTCGGCGACGACTTGCTGCATGGTGCGGATGCGGAAAAGCGAAAGCCCGCTATCGAGGTGGACCTTCTGCACGGCGCGTTCCTCCTCCCGGCCGTAGATGGGCCAGTCGGAAAACGGTTTTTTTCGGACGGGCTTGCCTCCGGTGATCGCCAGTTTTCCCATCGTCTGCTCCTTATCTCTCAACGTGGACCACGTTCGAATAGGCCGATTCGCCCGCGTCGTTCACCGTGCGCACGCGATACGTAACAACTGAATCCGCGGGCGCCGAAGCGTCTTCATATTGCGAAGCCGTGGAAGACAGTTTGGCAATGCTCGTCCACGCGCCTTCACCCGTGCGCCGCTCGACGACAACTCCGGAGGGGCTCCCGCCATGGACTTCCCACGCCAGCCTCACGGCACTGCCTGCCACTCTGGCAGTCAGCGAACTGGGTGCCTCCGGCAGAACGGCCCAATCGAAGTAGCTCGCATCCGTAATAGCCATCACACTGTCGCGCACCGGCACCGACTCCAGGGTGTCCGTCGTTCCCGTTTTCCAGTTCAGCGGCCGGATTTCACCTGAGACCACGTCAATCAGCACCGGGTGCTCGATGCCGGAGTTCTCGATGGTCAATGGCGAATAGAGCGGTGGGAAGTTATTGCCGGGCAGGCTGTGGGCCGCCATCCAGTACGCGACAACGGCTTTGCCGCTCTGCGACCGGAACCCATAGGCCAGAAATGGAAAACTCGTCTTGCGCCGCAAGGCGGGGATATCCGGGTTTTCAATTTTGATAGAGGGGTCGAGGCGGGTATCCGAGAAAAGCCAGTTGGTATGTTCGTAGGCGCTGAACACGGGCCGTGGAGTGAAATCCTCCGGCAGATATCTCAGCCCGTGGATCAGGCCGAAATCGTCAAATTCGTTTCCGTCAGTACCCGCCGCAAGCAGCCATACAAAGGTTTTTACGCCGGCCGCAAGGTTGTAAACCATTCCACGCGGCACGTACTTCGACTGCACGGAATCGTCCGAGCCCGTCCATGAAGGGATGG contains:
- a CDS encoding MFS transporter, whose product is VTLYAMVLASLMRDLGLGKEAGGLLGSLTLVASAVGGVIFGFVADRIGRTRSLSTSIVIYSLATAACGFASSVAVLAVFRVILGLGMGGEWTAGAALVAETWPAEHRGKALGLMQSTWAIGGMLAAGAAWAILPRWGWRGVFFVGVLPALVAFWIQRRVPEPEIWKERGDSSVNARRVPVRELWRKDIRWNGFVATAMNTFSMIGYWGLFTWIPAYFSLPVAQGGRGLSVSKTYSWLIIIAVGQWFGYVTFGFVADVWGRRRTYFSYLLVAALLTPIYGLLRSPLWLLAMGPLVAFFGTGYFSGFSAIASELFPTEIRATAMGLSYNIGRGISAAAPLAIGALAVHYGLGRSFLLLGAAFLVAALLTLALPETKGKALE
- a CDS encoding PilT/PilU family type 4a pilus ATPase; protein product: MPNDLLPPVPAKPSGPPPMPTPSIISAMLKSHARISDLIFSPGKLPQVESDGQLVGVQIPGVEILRPEDTARIAADLIGNNNYAVERLRQDGSCDISYSLPKLSRFRVNIFTQRGSCAIVMRVIPSKIPNFDDLNLPPQLQETAELRNGIVLVTGPTGSGKSSTLAAIINKINQEKAFHILTIEDPIEFLHNHGKGTIHQRELHSDTPSFALALRAALRQAPKVILVGEMRDRETIEIAMEAAETGHLVFSTLHTIDASKTIERIVGVFPLADQQVIRMRFAKSFRYIISQRLLPRKGGQGRVAAIEILKSTMRTREYVERGESEGKSLVDAMRDGSTEGMQHFDAELERIVRDGIIDLQTAYAFATNVGNFRLQMADFAEAQGEGNSRNGAARKAPATKPAASAPSTGSPEKSMLDGLEIER
- a CDS encoding FtsX-like permease family protein, encoding MGKLAITGGKPVRKKPFSDWPIYGREEERAVQKVHLDSGLSLFRIRTMQQVVAENMEDTSLQTWLLGIFAALALVLAAVGVYGVMAYLVTQRTHEIGIRVALGAQPRHVLSLVMGHGARLAAIGAAAGAALALALSRLMSTLLFGVTPTDVPTFVSVIAFLMGVALLACYIPARRAMKVDPVIALRHE